The Gossypium hirsutum isolate 1008001.06 chromosome A13, Gossypium_hirsutum_v2.1, whole genome shotgun sequence nucleotide sequence AAGCAGTTTATGCAAGAAGAAGCAGGACTTTAATGAACAAGGGAACAAGGTAAGATGTGTTGTCAACCAAGGCTGTGAAGGAGTAAAAGACTCCATTTGCCAAGGTTGAAAATAAAGTGCTTGTGCAGGGTCAGCTTGAAACAAAGCTTTTTGGGACTGCCAagcttaaaattttttgaatgatTTGTATTTGCAGCATGGAGTCCAATGAGGAGTGTTGAAAATTGGCCTACCATGCTGCTGTGATATTTTTAGTTAAAGTGCATGTAGCACATGAAGCTGCTGTAATATCTCCGGATGAAGTGCATGCAGCTTGTAAACATGCTGCAGCACAAATGTTACAAAGCTGTTTAGCTGTAATATCTCCAGATGAAGTACGTGTTAGCAATTATACATGCTGCAACACGAATGCTTGCTGTAACAACAAGGTTGTTTAGATACTTTGTTAAGTTACTTAATTCAAAATGAACTAAgttattattgttttgatatttttaggtGCTGGTTATGTAATCAGCTTTTGTGCAAGTTAACTTTTTATAGTCCCAATGTTGACTAGTTTAGGTGGCTTGTTtgtgtgtacaagcaatgtttttaAAGTTAATAGGCTACTTCTGGTAGGTAGTAATAAGTGATGTAGTTGGctataaatgttttatttttcttattgaaaaattaaGCATATCAGTTATCGCTTCCTTGCTGCACGTTTGTGAGCAAGAAAATTTTTCTTGCTTCCTTGTTCTGTGTCCTGTATTTCTTCCTCTGCTCTATTTTCCTTTTTGTTACTGTCAAAAATCCCAACACCCTAACCGATGCTCAACGTTCCCCTTCCATCATCTGTTCCTCTTCATTCTTTCATCTTCGTCCCCAAAACCTATAGGTAATGCTTTTTGTTCTTCCAAATCTctctccagaatagggttatgtgTCCAATAAATTTCGAAATGGTTTCTTTCAATTGTTGGTTTTTCTCTTAAAAGATCAGGTATTGTTCTTTGATtccatttgatttattttttatttcatagcAAAATGTCACTCACGGTCAAATGAGGAACGAATCCAATGAATATTTTAACATAAGGCCAAACAACTGAAAAtgcaccctttttttttctcataatgacaaattacattaaaaacaTTTACGATTGTTATAGTATCAtgttttacaataaacaaaattcaCTACAACACTAATTATAATAACATCAATGGCAAATGACAACAGACGCACCATAACTTTCTGCAATCTAAAATCCAGAGTCCACCACACAAAGTCGATTTCAGCATCCATGCAATGCGGAGTTAGCTTTCATCGGGTAAAGTACCTACCAGGAGAGAAGAGTCGGCGGGGAGAGAACATCCCTATGTGCCGAGGTGAAGCAAGACCATCAATGGATCTATATTCCGAAATGAAGAACCCTTCTCTCTCCCCGTTTGATGTCCCTCTCAAAGTGTACCCACTGAAGGTCCCATATTTTACCAACTTCCCCACCCACGATTTCTTCTTCGGGGGGCTTTTATGCCCCCCATTCATTTTCTCACTCAAATACCCCTTCACCGCATGTAACCCTTGCTCGAACACCTCCGCCGGTGGTGAAACCAAAGGGTTCCCTTCCACGCTAAGCTTCTGGAGCTTCTTCATGCAGCCCATTGAATCGGGTAAGGTGGTTATCTTGTTGTAGCTGACGTCCAGTTCCAAGAGTGAAATGAGGAGGCCGATGGAGTAGGGTAGGTTTTGGAGGTACTGGAAGTTTTGGCTAACGTTGAGGATTTGTAAGTTGATTAAGTTCTCCAAGTCCTCAGGGAGGGCTCGGAGGCAATTGAGGCGGGCGTCGAGGACTCGTAGGGAAGTGAGGTGAGTGATGGATCGAGGGAGGAATATCAACTTGTTTGAGTTCACTGCGAGCTTCTTCAGGTTTATGAGCTCGAATCCAATAGTTTCTGGCAGCTTTGTGAGCTTGTTGAAGTTGGCATTCAGTTCTTCTAATGACCTGCCAAATATGCAACCGacttaactttttttctttttgcagctTAACAATTAGTTCCATATTGCAGCACTGTTGACATTATAGGTGAAATGTTCAGGGTCAtgcatatgtatattattttcattcaaaatttatatCGCGTAATTAGTTATGTACTATGATTTAAATGAAAGTGATTCATTCATATTAGTCATTTTAATATCCTGTCAATACtagtagaatatatatataaataaggtAAAAAAATAAACCTGCAATTTTCAATGGTTTTAGGGAGAGACTGGAGAAGGTTGCCGGAGACGTTGAGTGTCTTGAGCTTAGAGAGACAGCCGATGGAGTTTGGGAGAAACTTGAGCTGATTTGAGTGCACATCCAACGCCACCACATTCAGTAACCTTGCCGTCAACGATTCTGGTATGCTCTGTAATTACATCAtgtcaatatttttaattttaaaaagcaaTCATTCATGGATAAAAGTATCTTATTCTACTCttattcaaattacattttaccctattataaataaaatagataaattgatttttcttgaattttttattaaattttttttatatttttataattaaaaattaatgtgacgaataaaataattaaataattgcatataatatttaaacatactaagatcaatttttaacaatgaaaatggattaaatttttaacataatgattaatttattatttaatttaatatataagaattaatttatctattttttaaataaaatttaactcttaatataaaaattttctactatatttttaccataatttattttatatatttaaatcaaaataaaaagccGTACTCCACTCCGATTCTTCACAAGTGTGACCCAGACTTCATttctcataaaaaattataaaatgcctATGACAACGTCAGATTTACATCCTTATCACTTCATGAAATTGTTGACTTTTAGCATATGATCGGtgcaaaatatatttttaatattataattatttaaaatgtatGCGGctgattttattaatatttattattttttaaaatataagtcaatattttaaaaataaaaactatttaaatatattttatcccaTGTTGATGTTGTTCAAGAATAGTTTTTCTCTTAACACGAATCATAACATCTTCTTGAAATAGGTATTAATGTATgtacataaataatatcattatgatttttttatcattaaataaattaatgtaaaattttaggtcaatttttTATGCCTCAAGTTCGATTcgatctaaaaattaaatttaaaattttatctaaattcggtccaaataaaaaaattaaaccagaGCCCGATGTAGTCCAACCAtccataataatatttttaaaattatttttatataaaaataaatttaaaaaatataatatattaaatataccaaatacattaaaataaaattctcttagcaaaatgaaaatatatttaaaaagcaTACATGTGATTCAGGCCTAATCTaggcaaaaaaaaattcaacatgacCTAATCCATTTTAGTAAACCCTTCTATTTTTTAAGCGAGCCTTTGGAACCTGATAGATAATCCTGTTGATGATAAAATCTACttatatatagtaataataataaataaggcGGCTAACTGTTAGCGGTCGAAGATACCATCTTTAAAAATTTCGTTGATTAAAGTAGTTTAACACCAtcgagataaaattataaaactttatgttttggaaaaattaaattgaattattagtttttttagaaaataCTTAAATACAAATTATTCATTTAATCATGACCAAGAGGCTATAACCATAACCTATCCTAATTACGCTCCTTCTAAATAGTGATGAAAACACGACGGAACAGTTTTAggtcaaaaatttaaattttatattaaaaacataaattgaattattaatttttgattaaaatataaattatttgttaaaaggaaattttctccttttgctAAGGGGCTAAAGCCATTATCTTCATCCTAATACTTGAATCcaatatcaaaattgaaaaaaatctcCAAATCCCACTTGACAAGTCacgaaatattatattaattttacaagattaaatataaaaataattaaaatgttataaaagttaaaacaaattctaacaaaaatatgaaaaattactcataaaatttttaccaaaaagttataaaatttaaaggaaaatatttgtttttataaatttttggagTGAGATGGTGCGAGTTTCATCCATATCTAACCCcaaaacttttaattaaaagttCATACTCTcaaactcaaattaaaaaaaatcgttaaattaagttaaaaactTGTTAAATGTAGATTATTTTGTCATTCTAAAAAAGTAAGACAAGTCTACTAAATATTTATTGATACATATGATCATAAGTAAAATAAGGTGTGTCTAGTCTCCTCCCCAAAAAGAGTCCTTAAAATCGTATAAAAGTGGGTCAGATTTCGGGTTGAATGTCAAGTCtaatcattatttaattataactGTATAACAATACTACTAGGAAGCTACAGGATTAACTCCAAAACATACATGCATATAGGGAGAGAGAAAGATGAGATGTATACCTGAAGATTATTATTGGAGAGGTTTAATTTACAAATGGTAGTCAAATTTAGGGAAGGTTTGGGAAGAGAATCCAAAGACATCCCACTCAAATCCACTATATTCAACCTCTCTTCATCTTCTATAAACCTTCTCCCACTTCTCTCATCTCCCTTCTGATTGTTGTTGTTCAATTCCGCCATTCTCATCATCacttgctgctgctgctgctgctgctgctctTCGTACATCATTTTCTAAACAACTTTATTATCTAAACACCACCACAAGACTGTAAGCTGAGAGAAAAAAGGAGCATGAAAAATCTGAGACAAAAGAACATAGGAAATGGTTGGGTTTGGGGTTCTAAAAAAGGACGTACGGAGGAGCAAAAACAGTGAGAAGGAATAGGACAAGGAGAAAGAGATGACGGTTGTCCACATCTCCCACGTGGAGAAAGTCAACCCCTCTCCCTTTGTTTCTCCTTGGCTGCCCTCTCATGTCgctctcctttttatttttatcattattcaCTCTTTAGACTAAATCCAATTGggaatttctttttattttatttataggaAATTACGTACCAACCCATTATAGAAGTGGGGATACAGATCATAGGCTTATCACTAAAATATTCCCCCACAACCATTTTCTTTGTAtctaagatacacggggttggaTGCTTAGCATCTTTACTATTACTATTGGATTTCTAcctttattttattcataaatccaaattttcaatgtttttcaaCCAGCCAATAGTATCACGTATCATTTAATCCAATGTTTTTCGTTTCATCATTAtcttttaatccatataaacatAGTTATCCATTAActcttaatttaattcatatcaattttgttatcaatataaaaatatatagatttaAATATATTGAAATAGATTATTCTCTTgaccttctttttcttcttttttttttccgaaTACCAAGTTTAGACTTTTCtccttactttttttttctcaattcctTTCGTTTATTAGTAGTTTATAATGTTAATagtaatcatattttattatgtaaattttttaataaattataattattaattaaataattatgttatAAAGATAAATTTCTGTATATAAAATTgtctcataaaataaaataatcctataaaaaatatcttatggaaatttgtttttcttagttttttttctttttttgttagcTTAATGATTTTATGGTCTTGGTCTTGATGTAATGCAAATTATGAACTCATATGTATctggttttatttttttctattgtcTACTGCCAAATGAAATTTGTTTCATCTTACAAAAAAAGTTATCTTTGAATCTAGTAGTagttattgttgttgtttttattgaaattttttgctCTTAGTATAGTTATTTCGTTATTGATGTTTTTCGAacaaattagttaataaaattttatagttaatttttttttataattatcttTATTGGATtttttgaatgaaaggaaaatgaaCAAAGTAAATATTGACTCACTGATTACTTAAGGTTTAATTAATAAAAGACAACTTATAAGAAATTAGCAATTGATTCAAGAGACtattatgttgtctatcaagtctaatttaGAAGATATTTTATATTGGGTATCAGAACGGATAACTCTcgaaaag carries:
- the LOC107893494 gene encoding plant intracellular Ras-group-related LRR protein 6, producing the protein MMYEEQQQQQQQQVMMRMAELNNNNQKGDERSGRRFIEDEERLNIVDLSGMSLDSLPKPSLNLTTICKLNLSNNNLQSIPESLTARLLNVVALDVHSNQLKFLPNSIGCLSKLKTLNVSGNLLQSLPKTIENCRSLEELNANFNKLTKLPETIGFELINLKKLAVNSNKLIFLPRSITHLTSLRVLDARLNCLRALPEDLENLINLQILNVSQNFQYLQNLPYSIGLLISLLELDVSYNKITTLPDSMGCMKKLQKLSVEGNPLVSPPAEVFEQGLHAVKGYLSEKMNGGHKSPPKKKSWVGKLVKYGTFSGYTLRGTSNGEREGFFISEYRSIDGLASPRHIGMFSPRRLFSPGRYFTR